One window from the genome of Rhodopseudomonas sp. P2A-2r encodes:
- a CDS encoding DUF1565 domain-containing protein, producing MKYLFTAFFVAAIVALASGVSQADSGKIWYVNQASKSAGDGRTWKAPFQSLQDALSAASKNDEIWVARGTYFPDATDQNKSFTLKEDIAVYGGFSGNETARQQRDFRKNVTILSGNIGKGDKTKNTKTIIMGADRAILDGFTVSDAYGTDKPRMHLVPADILKNDMVVGGGMRNFMTSPIVRNVVFKNNYSPKGGAVYNVHKAGADQAAFINVDFIDNVAELRGGGVSNDLGAMPRFINCRFIGNRSNDKGGGLYNDFAASPLVFNSLFTGNSAVSAGGIGNDGGSAPLLVNVTIVGNKASSELGPGLYQGTGANSNPILIRSVVDNVYNWHEDIVSEVGSLAPAGSTLPLAEFIAISNLKGELEPVALKSAPAYARGYQPGLDGALLLKNGLVEKLVQIYVRNSGAVEYQDEYIRPTVSAKAVSAPVIYVVPNNPAKAQDGLSWATGFTDLRAAIDLASASKAAVWIKAGTYGPAKKDGRIAAFILYDGVKLYGGFAGTETTLEQRHAAGARTILSAKAVKDGYRYAHVLYGADDALLDGLTLRDGRAVGRTYNGKGGGLLAYHAGKKFLPREAAIGFKMTLHNCRFEHNEALEGGAIYAYGKANLTISETAFKGNRAVYGGANVNREGVVITCQKCSFTGNQASQDGGATYEDYGSHVSYEQARFTANSARHQGGAIYEISRASQLEATVVGVNKSAFVKNKARDGASIYNLDGSTLTITNSTYPAKTVYSRTPSESK from the coding sequence ATGAAGTATCTTTTCACAGCATTTTTTGTGGCTGCAATCGTCGCCTTGGCTTCGGGCGTCTCGCAAGCCGATTCGGGAAAAATTTGGTACGTGAATCAGGCAAGTAAGAGTGCGGGGGACGGGCGCACCTGGAAAGCCCCGTTCCAATCCCTGCAGGATGCACTATCAGCGGCCTCCAAGAACGACGAAATCTGGGTGGCGCGCGGCACGTATTTTCCCGATGCGACCGATCAGAACAAGTCTTTTACCCTCAAGGAGGACATCGCTGTCTATGGGGGCTTTTCAGGCAACGAAACGGCGCGGCAGCAAAGGGATTTTCGAAAGAACGTAACCATACTCAGCGGCAATATCGGCAAGGGCGACAAGACGAAAAACACAAAGACTATTATTATGGGCGCTGACCGAGCCATTCTGGATGGCTTCACGGTCTCGGATGCTTACGGGACGGACAAGCCCCGCATGCATCTCGTGCCGGCCGACATTCTCAAGAACGACATGGTCGTTGGCGGCGGCATGAGAAACTTCATGACCAGCCCCATCGTGCGCAACGTCGTCTTCAAGAACAACTACTCGCCGAAGGGCGGCGCCGTTTACAATGTGCACAAGGCGGGCGCGGACCAGGCCGCCTTCATCAATGTCGATTTCATCGACAATGTAGCCGAGCTGCGCGGCGGCGGCGTAAGCAACGATCTCGGCGCTATGCCGCGCTTCATCAACTGCCGCTTCATCGGCAACCGCAGCAACGACAAAGGCGGCGGCCTTTACAACGACTTTGCCGCGTCGCCGCTTGTCTTCAACTCGCTGTTCACAGGCAACTCGGCCGTGAGCGCCGGCGGCATCGGCAACGACGGCGGCTCAGCACCATTGCTCGTCAACGTGACAATCGTGGGCAACAAGGCCAGCAGCGAGTTGGGCCCGGGCCTTTATCAGGGGACCGGTGCGAACAGCAATCCGATCCTCATCCGCAGCGTTGTCGATAACGTCTATAATTGGCATGAGGACATTGTGTCGGAGGTCGGCTCGCTCGCTCCTGCGGGAAGCACGCTGCCGCTGGCCGAATTCATCGCCATCAGCAACCTCAAGGGAGAGTTGGAGCCCGTTGCACTTAAATCCGCGCCGGCTTATGCGCGCGGTTACCAGCCCGGCTTGGACGGCGCGCTCCTGCTGAAGAACGGCTTGGTCGAGAAACTCGTCCAGATTTACGTAAGGAACAGCGGCGCGGTCGAATATCAGGACGAGTACATCCGGCCGACGGTCAGCGCCAAGGCCGTATCCGCGCCGGTCATCTACGTCGTCCCGAACAACCCGGCCAAGGCACAGGACGGACTTTCCTGGGCAACCGGGTTCACCGACTTACGGGCGGCCATCGACCTCGCCTCGGCCTCGAAGGCGGCGGTTTGGATCAAGGCCGGCACGTACGGGCCTGCCAAGAAGGACGGCCGTATCGCGGCCTTCATTCTCTATGATGGCGTGAAGCTATACGGCGGGTTTGCCGGCACTGAAACTACCCTGGAGCAGCGTCACGCCGCTGGCGCGCGGACAATTCTGAGCGCGAAGGCCGTCAAAGACGGCTATCGATATGCGCACGTCCTCTATGGCGCCGATGACGCGCTGCTCGACGGATTGACGCTGCGTGACGGTCGCGCGGTCGGCCGGACTTACAACGGCAAGGGCGGCGGGTTGCTTGCCTATCACGCCGGCAAGAAATTTCTGCCGCGCGAGGCCGCGATCGGATTCAAGATGACGCTGCACAATTGCCGCTTCGAGCACAACGAAGCACTCGAAGGCGGAGCGATTTATGCCTACGGCAAGGCCAATCTCACGATCTCCGAAACCGCCTTCAAAGGCAATCGGGCCGTCTATGGCGGCGCCAACGTCAACCGCGAGGGCGTCGTCATCACATGTCAGAAGTGCTCGTTCACCGGCAATCAGGCATCGCAGGATGGCGGCGCAACCTACGAGGATTACGGCTCGCATGTGAGCTATGAGCAAGCCCGGTTTACGGCCAATAGCGCGCGCCATCAGGGCGGCGCCATCTATGAGATCAGCCGGGCCTCGCAATTGGAGGCGACAGTCGTCGGCGTCAACAAGTCGGCATTCGTCAAGAACAAGGCGCGCGACGGCGCCAGCATCTATAATCTCGATGGTAGTACGCTGACGATCACGAACTCGACCTATCCGGCCAAAACGGTCTACAGCCGGACGCCATCCGAGAGCAAATAG